The following are from one region of the Streptomyces decoyicus genome:
- a CDS encoding FecCD family ABC transporter permease, with amino-acid sequence MPDARPAANLLRRIPLFAAGLGVLAVCVALSLALGARSVPLSTVWDALTGTVHGREALVVTGLRLPRTVVALAVGAALGVAGAVAQGVTRNALASPTTLGINAGAGFAVVTAIYALHLTRPVQYIWFAFAGAAAAALFAQALARRAGDLDPARLALGGTVLQLVLLSWTWTIMLASKRSLDEARFWMAGSLAERPLSVLYPVLPTLAIGLVLALALAPALNALALGDDSAQALGVRVARIRLAGGLAVVLLAASAVAVAGPLAFIGLAAPHLVRQLLRTSDHRVVVPGCLIAGPLLLLTADILGRLVIRPSELQVGIISAFLGAPLLALLARKVAR; translated from the coding sequence GTGCCCGATGCGCGTCCCGCCGCGAACCTCCTGCGGCGCATCCCGCTGTTCGCGGCCGGGCTCGGTGTACTGGCGGTCTGTGTCGCCCTGAGCCTCGCCCTCGGCGCCCGGTCCGTACCGCTGTCCACCGTGTGGGACGCGCTGACCGGCACCGTCCACGGGCGGGAAGCCCTTGTGGTGACGGGACTTCGGCTGCCGCGCACGGTGGTGGCCCTCGCGGTCGGCGCCGCGCTCGGTGTCGCAGGGGCCGTAGCCCAGGGCGTCACCCGCAACGCGCTGGCCTCCCCGACGACGCTCGGCATCAACGCGGGCGCAGGCTTCGCGGTGGTCACCGCGATCTATGCACTGCATCTGACCCGGCCCGTCCAATACATCTGGTTCGCGTTCGCGGGCGCCGCGGCCGCCGCGCTGTTCGCCCAGGCCCTGGCCCGGCGCGCCGGTGACCTCGACCCGGCACGTCTCGCCCTTGGCGGCACCGTCCTCCAACTCGTCCTGCTGTCCTGGACGTGGACGATCATGCTGGCCAGCAAGCGGTCGCTGGACGAGGCCCGGTTCTGGATGGCCGGTTCGCTGGCCGAGCGCCCGCTGTCGGTGCTCTACCCGGTGCTGCCGACCCTGGCCATCGGTCTGGTTCTCGCGCTGGCCCTCGCCCCCGCCCTCAACGCGCTGGCGCTGGGCGACGATTCCGCGCAGGCGCTGGGTGTGCGGGTGGCACGGATCCGACTGGCCGGCGGCCTGGCCGTCGTGCTGCTCGCCGCCTCGGCGGTGGCCGTGGCCGGACCGCTGGCCTTCATCGGGCTGGCCGCACCGCACCTGGTCCGCCAGCTGCTGCGTACCTCCGACCACCGGGTGGTGGTGCCCGGCTGTCTGATCGCCGGCCCCCTGCTGCTGCTCACCGCCGACATCCTCGGACGGCTCGTCATCCGGCCGTCCGAACTCCAGGTCGGCATCATCAGCGCGTTCCTCGGCGCGCCGCTGCTGGCGCTGCTGGCCCGGAAGGTGGCCCGATGA
- a CDS encoding FecCD family ABC transporter permease, with product MTDVVRSKKPLGSPSPVAAGRGPALRRTPLLALAGAVVLGVLVTVSVANGEIPLAPLDALKGLLGLGDSATVLVVQEFRAPRMVAAIVAGAGLAVGGALLQRLFRNPLASPDVMGVTGGASFGAVAMLAAGASQALMPLAALGGGLLAAVLLGVFGWRSGVSVTRLVLVGLAVQAGLSAAVSFMVVRFPTELAGSALQWTTGSVYGRTWTEVWSAGGAMAVGLLAAFALQRRLAVLDLGDDSAGALGLRTHAARLQILVVAIVLASLAAALTGPVAFVALAVPHMVRFLAGPPTAGTLALSGLAGAVLLLASDLVAQYLLPVGGLPVGVVTATLGAPWLLVLMIRQSSSVNRSVR from the coding sequence ATGACCGACGTCGTACGGAGCAAGAAGCCGCTCGGCTCCCCCTCCCCCGTGGCGGCCGGACGCGGGCCCGCCCTGCGCCGTACCCCGCTGCTTGCCCTCGCCGGTGCCGTGGTGCTCGGCGTACTGGTGACGGTGTCCGTGGCCAACGGCGAGATACCACTGGCGCCCCTCGATGCGCTCAAGGGCCTGCTCGGCCTCGGCGATTCGGCGACGGTGCTGGTGGTCCAGGAGTTCCGGGCCCCGCGGATGGTCGCGGCGATCGTCGCGGGGGCGGGCCTCGCGGTGGGTGGCGCCCTGCTCCAGCGGCTCTTCCGCAATCCGCTCGCCTCCCCCGATGTGATGGGGGTGACCGGCGGTGCCTCGTTCGGCGCGGTGGCGATGCTGGCCGCCGGGGCCTCGCAGGCGCTGATGCCGCTGGCCGCGCTGGGGGGCGGGCTGCTCGCCGCGGTGCTGCTGGGGGTGTTCGGCTGGCGCTCCGGTGTCAGTGTGACGCGCCTGGTGCTGGTCGGTCTGGCCGTACAGGCGGGGCTGTCCGCCGCGGTGAGCTTCATGGTCGTCCGCTTCCCGACCGAACTCGCGGGCTCGGCCCTGCAATGGACAACAGGCTCGGTGTACGGGCGGACCTGGACCGAAGTGTGGTCCGCGGGCGGGGCGATGGCCGTGGGGCTGCTGGCCGCCTTCGCGCTGCAGCGCCGGCTCGCCGTGCTCGACCTGGGCGACGACTCGGCCGGCGCGCTGGGTCTGCGCACCCACGCCGCCCGCCTCCAGATCCTGGTCGTCGCGATCGTGCTGGCCTCGCTGGCCGCCGCGCTCACCGGCCCGGTCGCCTTCGTCGCCCTGGCCGTCCCGCACATGGTCCGGTTCCTCGCCGGGCCGCCGACCGCCGGGACGCTGGCGCTGTCCGGCCTCGCCGGGGCCGTGCTGCTGCTCGCCTCCGACCTGGTGGCGCAGTACCTGCTGCCGGTCGGCGGGCTGCCGGTCGGGGTGGTCACCGCCACGCTGGGCGCGCCATGGCTGCTGGTGCTGATGATCCGTCAGAGCAGTTCCGTCAACAGGAGTGTCCGATGA
- a CDS encoding ABC transporter ATP-binding protein, translated as MTANQLSTQGLDLRYGDRLIVDGLDLVLPGGAVTAVVGPNACGKSTLLRGLTRLLPPAAGTVALDGADIHRMPARALALRMGLLPQQPVTPDAITVEALVRLGRYPHQRLLSPWSAADQQAVEEALRRTGTVELRDQPVDRLSGGQRQRAWIALALAQDTELLLLDEPTTFLDLRHQLDVLDLVAALHSEAGRTVVMVLHDLGQAARYADHLVVLKDGKLAAAGAPADVLDAELVKSVFDVDCRVIPDPETGTPLVVPKGSAKRHTTVSA; from the coding sequence ATGACCGCCAACCAGCTCTCCACCCAGGGGCTCGACCTGCGCTACGGCGACCGGCTGATCGTCGACGGCCTCGATCTGGTGCTGCCCGGCGGTGCCGTCACCGCCGTGGTCGGCCCCAACGCCTGCGGCAAGTCGACCCTGCTGCGCGGGCTGACCCGGCTGCTGCCGCCGGCCGCCGGCACGGTCGCGCTGGACGGGGCCGATATCCACCGGATGCCGGCCCGTGCGCTGGCCCTGCGGATGGGGCTGCTCCCCCAGCAGCCGGTCACCCCCGACGCGATCACCGTCGAGGCGCTCGTGCGGCTGGGCCGCTACCCGCACCAGCGGCTGCTGAGCCCCTGGTCGGCGGCGGATCAGCAGGCGGTGGAGGAGGCGCTGCGGCGCACCGGCACTGTGGAGCTGCGCGACCAGCCCGTGGACCGGCTCTCCGGCGGCCAGCGGCAGCGCGCCTGGATCGCCCTCGCGCTGGCGCAGGACACCGAGCTGCTGCTGCTCGACGAGCCCACGACGTTCCTGGACCTGCGGCACCAGCTCGATGTCCTCGACCTGGTCGCCGCACTGCACTCCGAGGCGGGCCGCACCGTGGTGATGGTGCTGCACGACCTCGGGCAGGCGGCCCGTTACGCGGATCACCTCGTGGTCCTCAAGGACGGGAAGCTGGCCGCGGCCGGTGCCCCGGCGGACGTACTCGACGCGGAACTGGTCAAGTCCGTGTTCGACGTGGACTGCCGGGTGATCCCCGACCCCGAGACCGGCACCCCGCTGGTCGTCCCCAAGGGCAGCGCGAAACGGCACACCACCGTCTCCGCCTGA
- a CDS encoding ABC transporter substrate-binding protein: MFSRPTLRGAVRLPAALLAVVLGAGALTACGGGTSSGGDDAAEAGAGFPRTVKSAVGGEVKIPAKPKRVVVLDTGELDDVTMLGIKPVGAVSPHMKSEGGFPAYLKDEIGGVKDVGPLLEPNLEKIIALKPDLILSSKVRHEKIYDKLKAIAPTVFTETTGGPWKANLKVHAKALGMEKQADRRMKEYEGRAKALGEAIKKKYHGKMPSASVVRFVAGPTRLYQKSSYSGVVLNDIGLARPKSQSSTDPVKTMLDVSPEQIDKADADLVFVTVADAPDKTQQKDVTSNPVWKDLPAVKNHKVFTMPDETWMSGIGIQAAEHMLADVAKSTGVPLPKG, encoded by the coding sequence ATGTTCAGCAGACCGACTCTCCGCGGCGCCGTCCGGCTGCCCGCCGCGCTCCTCGCCGTCGTCCTGGGCGCCGGCGCCCTCACCGCGTGCGGTGGCGGCACCTCCTCGGGCGGCGACGACGCGGCGGAGGCCGGTGCCGGCTTCCCGCGCACCGTCAAGAGCGCCGTGGGCGGCGAGGTGAAGATCCCCGCCAAGCCCAAGCGCGTGGTCGTGCTGGACACCGGTGAGCTCGACGACGTCACCATGCTCGGCATCAAGCCCGTCGGCGCGGTCTCCCCGCACATGAAGTCCGAGGGCGGCTTCCCCGCCTACCTCAAGGACGAGATCGGGGGCGTCAAGGACGTCGGTCCGCTGCTGGAGCCGAACCTCGAGAAGATCATCGCCCTCAAGCCCGATCTGATCCTGTCCTCCAAGGTCCGGCACGAGAAGATCTACGACAAGCTCAAGGCGATCGCGCCGACGGTCTTCACCGAGACCACCGGCGGCCCCTGGAAGGCCAACCTGAAGGTCCACGCCAAGGCGCTGGGCATGGAGAAGCAGGCCGACCGGAGGATGAAGGAGTACGAGGGCCGGGCCAAGGCGCTGGGCGAGGCCATCAAGAAGAAGTACCACGGCAAGATGCCCTCGGCGTCCGTGGTCCGCTTCGTCGCCGGTCCGACCCGCCTCTACCAGAAGTCCTCCTACAGCGGCGTGGTGCTGAACGACATCGGCCTGGCCCGGCCGAAGTCGCAGAGCTCCACCGACCCGGTCAAGACGATGCTCGACGTCAGCCCGGAGCAGATCGACAAGGCCGACGCCGACCTGGTGTTCGTGACCGTCGCGGACGCGCCGGACAAGACCCAGCAGAAGGACGTCACGTCCAACCCGGTCTGGAAGGACCTGCCGGCCGTCAAGAACCACAAGGTCTTCACCATGCCCGACGAGACCTGGATGTCCGGCATCGGGATCCAGGCCGCCGAGCACATGCTCGCCGACGTGGCGAAGTCCACCGGCGTGCCGCTGCCCAAGGGCTGA
- a CDS encoding ATP-grasp domain-containing protein yields MRLYLLALNPTDSVTEGFLPAAARLGLDVTLLTDQPEAHRRNSPRTEVQECDVHDFRAVITRIATHHPAAAVFTNSDHLQTQAALAAEYFGLPGKDWRAALRAKNKAEMRRHLAASGADTVRSAELAPGQDPSALTAAALPYPCVVKPREGVASEDVMLAAGPGELVARAEEIQARRPQAALVAEEFLAGELYTLETLGDGRLRHVLGGFHTTLSAPPAFIEERHDFVAAHPGPVVEQVLAQLDALGVGFGACHTEFVVHEGRARLIEVNYRVIGDQCDLLLAQVLGIELFEHVLRTHLGEPLPADLGARQDGVGRVEYALADRAGTLTAAPAATDRETDGVRLAYRPLRAVGAEHPLYRTNRDYLGVLRATGTDRSALDRVADGFFGAERWEISS; encoded by the coding sequence ATGCGGCTGTATCTGCTCGCTCTCAACCCCACCGACTCGGTCACCGAGGGATTCCTCCCCGCCGCCGCCCGCCTAGGTCTGGATGTCACCCTGCTGACGGACCAGCCCGAGGCACACCGGCGCAACAGTCCCCGGACCGAGGTCCAGGAGTGCGACGTCCATGATTTCCGCGCCGTCATCACCCGCATAGCCACGCACCACCCGGCCGCCGCGGTCTTCACCAACAGCGACCATCTGCAGACCCAGGCGGCCCTGGCCGCGGAGTACTTCGGACTGCCCGGCAAGGACTGGCGGGCCGCGCTGCGCGCCAAGAACAAGGCCGAGATGCGCCGCCACCTCGCCGCGTCCGGCGCCGACACCGTACGGTCCGCGGAGCTCGCCCCCGGCCAGGACCCCTCCGCGCTCACCGCCGCGGCACTGCCCTACCCCTGTGTCGTCAAGCCCCGCGAGGGCGTGGCCAGCGAGGATGTGATGCTGGCCGCCGGCCCCGGGGAACTGGTGGCGCGCGCCGAGGAGATACAGGCGCGGCGGCCGCAGGCGGCGCTGGTCGCCGAGGAGTTCCTTGCCGGCGAGCTCTACACCCTGGAGACCCTCGGCGACGGTCGGCTGCGCCACGTCCTGGGCGGTTTCCACACCACCCTCTCCGCGCCGCCGGCCTTCATCGAGGAGCGGCACGACTTCGTCGCCGCCCACCCGGGGCCCGTCGTCGAACAGGTACTGGCCCAACTCGACGCGCTGGGCGTGGGGTTCGGCGCCTGCCACACGGAGTTCGTGGTGCACGAGGGCCGGGCGCGGCTCATCGAGGTGAACTACCGCGTCATCGGCGACCAGTGCGATCTGCTGCTCGCCCAGGTCCTGGGCATCGAGCTGTTCGAGCACGTCCTCCGTACGCATCTGGGCGAGCCGCTGCCCGCCGATCTCGGGGCGCGGCAGGACGGCGTGGGCCGGGTGGAGTACGCCCTCGCCGACCGGGCCGGGACGCTCACCGCCGCGCCCGCCGCCACGGACCGCGAGACGGACGGCGTACGGCTGGCCTACCGGCCGCTGCGCGCGGTCGGGGCCGAACACCCGCTGTACCGCACCAACCGCGACTACCTCGGCGTGCTGCGGGCCACCGGCACCGACCGGAGCGCCCTGGACCGGGTCGCGGACGGCTTCTTCGGCGCCGAGCGCTGGGAGATCTCGTCATGA
- a CDS encoding IucA/IucC family protein: MTVSPGLLADPTGQGTAGTAEESELLLRVLSALLREDVVGLRTHGTLLERPDGRWLRLAADPAAGALLLPLGTDGYQSVHAARLPLLVRESDGARLTSVDDVLTALRTLADPADQPGFDAFAEECRQTLATMRLHTRTRDEVDRTLTERHGESDTWRGLDGGLAYDTLAARLDHPVYPTSRGRSGLDETQLRTYAPEFRPDFALRWLAVPRTAMTVAGGTAALPGCWPTPAELDLPYLDDSHLALPVHPLTLGDALHEALRETGLEQEAVLSGRAVLGAVPTLSMRTVALDADPRLHLKLPLATATLGLRNRRTIKPRTLVDGAAGQRLLEQVIAREPRFAQTILQADETVYAHAGHELLAVLCRRYPAGLEGSAVVPMAALLGRAPGGRLVIDELADRFYGGDPLALLDACLTLLFDWQTTLFGYGFGLESHQQNISLVLDQGAHGTRLRLLFKDNDAPRINAVRLRETLGDDAPDPEDFADPRIFADHDRPVLDLFTTITVHLCAGSYAFGLAQHGRAPQDRLLGLVRDRLAEAVERLGTAPGEPGAALRAHVLDAPRLPVKAMVSAGTLLSKERSGAADINKHYTTGPNYLLPMGTSR, encoded by the coding sequence ATGACCGTCTCCCCCGGCCTCCTCGCCGACCCGACCGGGCAGGGAACGGCCGGCACCGCCGAGGAGTCCGAGCTGCTGCTGCGGGTGCTGAGCGCGCTGCTGCGCGAGGACGTCGTCGGTCTGCGCACCCACGGCACGCTGCTGGAGCGGCCGGACGGCCGCTGGCTGCGGCTGGCCGCCGACCCGGCGGCCGGAGCCCTGCTGCTGCCGCTGGGCACGGACGGCTACCAGAGCGTGCACGCGGCCCGGCTGCCGCTGCTCGTCCGCGAATCCGACGGTGCCCGCCTCACCTCGGTCGACGACGTTCTCACCGCCCTGCGCACGCTCGCCGACCCGGCCGACCAGCCCGGCTTCGACGCCTTCGCCGAGGAGTGCCGCCAGACCCTGGCGACGATGCGGCTGCACACCCGCACCCGGGACGAGGTGGACCGTACGCTGACGGAGCGTCATGGCGAGTCCGACACCTGGCGGGGACTGGACGGCGGCCTGGCGTACGACACCCTCGCCGCGCGCCTCGACCACCCCGTCTACCCGACCTCGCGGGGCCGCTCCGGCCTGGACGAGACGCAACTGCGTACCTATGCACCGGAGTTCCGCCCGGACTTCGCGCTGCGCTGGCTGGCCGTACCGCGCACCGCGATGACCGTCGCGGGCGGCACCGCGGCGCTGCCCGGCTGCTGGCCGACGCCGGCGGAGCTGGATCTGCCGTACCTCGACGACAGCCATCTCGCCCTCCCCGTCCACCCGTTGACGCTCGGCGACGCGCTGCACGAGGCGCTGCGCGAGACCGGTCTGGAGCAGGAGGCGGTGCTGTCCGGGCGCGCAGTGCTCGGCGCGGTGCCGACGCTGTCGATGCGGACCGTGGCGCTGGACGCCGACCCCCGGCTGCATCTGAAGCTGCCGCTGGCCACCGCCACACTGGGGCTGCGCAACCGGCGCACCATCAAGCCGCGCACCCTCGTCGACGGCGCGGCGGGCCAGCGGCTGCTGGAGCAGGTGATCGCCCGCGAGCCACGGTTCGCACAAACGATTCTTCAGGCCGACGAGACGGTGTACGCGCACGCCGGCCACGAGCTGCTCGCCGTGCTGTGCCGGCGCTACCCGGCCGGGCTGGAAGGCAGCGCCGTGGTCCCGATGGCCGCGCTGCTGGGCCGGGCGCCCGGCGGACGGCTGGTGATCGACGAGCTCGCCGACCGTTTCTACGGCGGTGACCCGCTGGCGCTGCTGGACGCCTGTCTGACCCTGCTCTTCGACTGGCAGACCACCCTGTTCGGCTACGGCTTCGGCCTGGAGTCGCATCAGCAGAACATCTCGCTGGTACTGGACCAGGGGGCGCACGGCACCCGGCTGCGGCTGCTGTTCAAGGACAACGACGCGCCGCGCATCAACGCCGTACGGCTGCGGGAGACCCTGGGCGACGACGCCCCGGACCCCGAGGACTTCGCCGATCCGCGGATCTTCGCGGACCACGACCGGCCGGTGCTGGACCTGTTCACCACCATCACCGTCCATCTGTGCGCGGGCTCCTACGCCTTCGGGCTGGCGCAGCACGGACGGGCGCCGCAGGACCGGCTGCTGGGCCTGGTCCGCGACCGGCTCGCCGAGGCCGTCGAACGGCTGGGCACCGCACCGGGCGAGCCGGGCGCCGCGCTGCGCGCGCACGTCCTGGACGCCCCGCGGCTGCCGGTCAAGGCGATGGTCAGCGCCGGCACCCTGCTGTCCAAGGAACGGTCCGGCGCGGCCGACATCAACAAGCACTACACCACCGGCCCCAACTATCTGCTGCCGATGGGGACTTCCCGATGA
- a CDS encoding MFS transporter: MSPLKTAASPRVDASAVETKVRPGIGRRQVYAVAGCYFVASFAALGLPPYLTEILPELGDGAARWAGLLYIVPTIFGAIGAPLWGRLADRFGRKRLLLRAQLGLAAAFLLAGWADSIGTFATALVIQGVLGGTFAASNGYLGAALEGHALSRALTLMQGSARAALVCAPIVVGSLTPWLSPHRQYALLAVLPLAAAAMLAALPEPPRSRPATPQATTAEAEADGTPVVEAAAEPSGRAPAASLRALYAIEFAFVFSTVISFPYLIALIKERIPGTGPMVSGILFALPHMCYLIAAIPVHSLFRGRPRLGIALGFGCIALGLAGHGIADSLTSFVAMRLVLGAGLTLGLVCMSVLAADCAKGRAPGGLFGSIEFFSKAGAVAAGVAAAAGNDWFGPTAPVLTGTAIALVTVLATALPRLPRTLRTRRSLRCPR; encoded by the coding sequence ATGAGCCCGCTGAAAACCGCCGCCTCCCCACGGGTCGACGCGTCCGCCGTCGAGACCAAGGTCCGCCCGGGTATCGGCCGCCGCCAGGTGTACGCCGTGGCCGGCTGCTACTTCGTGGCGTCGTTCGCCGCGCTGGGCCTGCCGCCGTACCTCACCGAGATCCTGCCCGAGCTGGGCGACGGCGCCGCCCGCTGGGCCGGTCTGCTCTACATCGTGCCCACCATCTTCGGCGCCATCGGGGCGCCGCTGTGGGGGCGGCTCGCCGACCGGTTCGGCCGCAAACGGCTGCTGCTGCGCGCGCAGTTGGGGCTCGCCGCGGCGTTCCTGCTGGCGGGCTGGGCCGACTCGATCGGCACCTTCGCCACCGCCCTGGTGATCCAGGGCGTGCTGGGCGGCACCTTCGCCGCGTCGAACGGCTATCTGGGGGCGGCGCTGGAGGGCCATGCGCTCTCCCGGGCACTGACCCTGATGCAGGGCAGTGCCCGCGCGGCGCTGGTGTGCGCGCCGATCGTGGTCGGCTCGCTGACGCCGTGGCTCTCGCCGCACCGCCAGTACGCGCTGCTGGCCGTGCTGCCGCTGGCCGCCGCGGCGATGCTGGCGGCGCTCCCGGAGCCCCCGCGGTCCCGGCCCGCAACGCCGCAGGCCACCACCGCGGAGGCCGAAGCGGACGGAACGCCGGTGGTCGAGGCCGCCGCAGAGCCCTCCGGGCGCGCCCCGGCCGCTTCCCTGCGGGCCCTGTACGCCATCGAGTTCGCGTTCGTCTTCTCCACCGTCATCTCCTTCCCGTACCTGATCGCCCTCATCAAGGAGCGCATACCGGGCACCGGCCCGATGGTGTCCGGGATCCTGTTCGCCCTGCCGCACATGTGCTACCTGATCGCGGCGATCCCGGTGCACTCCCTCTTCCGCGGCCGGCCCCGGCTCGGCATCGCGCTCGGCTTCGGCTGTATCGCGCTCGGCCTGGCCGGGCACGGCATCGCCGACTCGCTCACCTCGTTCGTCGCGATGCGTCTGGTGCTCGGCGCCGGCCTCACCCTGGGCCTGGTCTGTATGTCGGTGCTGGCCGCCGACTGCGCCAAGGGCCGTGCCCCCGGCGGGCTGTTCGGCTCGATCGAATTCTTCTCCAAGGCCGGCGCGGTCGCCGCCGGCGTGGCCGCCGCGGCCGGAAACGACTGGTTCGGCCCCACCGCACCCGTCCTGACCGGCACCGCGATAGCGCTGGTCACCGTGCTGGCGACGGCCCTCCCCCGCCTTCCCCGTACTCTCCGCACCCGCAGGAGCCTTCGATGCCCTCGCTGA
- a CDS encoding IucA/IucC family protein: MPSLTNSPAAPACATPAGLPTADQAVAHTLLNCLLREVSGPEHQTAVDHGRLLLRLPRRGVLLRVALRRTSLLGAHRFTGPVSEQTADGWAEVGWHRLAEYVHAELSLRTGVRNEEFLAQIASSHQAVSAALATRTEQRPAAGGTVAQAPQSGAEVWQAAYVASEQSLVLGHRFHPTPKARTGDPASWQSYAPEAGAVFPLLLLAVREELIAEEVSADGATGPLDALHTDVPDGYRLLPVHPWQYELLRDHTGLQEALDRDDIRVLGSSDTPFAATASVRTLYDGEAFLKFSLNVRITNCLRKNASYELSGAVALTRLLAPALTDLATRFPGAAVLREPAYRSLALPGADGRPDTELLEGFGVIVREGLSQPLLPGTTPLLAAAVADEYPTSPAHVSRLLDGAGPQAALEWWAAYLNLLLPPVLAAYFDHGLVLEPHLQNVLVCVDGDGMPAQVLFRDLEGTKLVPEHHTELLASLPEQVAGPMTYDAQRGWDRVVYCLLVNHVAEMLAALADLHPDTETELWAQVRRTLQTHADRYGCPPRLAALLAGVPLPAKANLLTRWERKADREAGYVLLPSPLAEAVLSGAGRTDDTTPWSAR, from the coding sequence ATGCCCTCGCTGACCAACTCCCCCGCCGCCCCGGCCTGCGCCACCCCCGCCGGCCTGCCCACCGCGGACCAGGCCGTGGCGCACACCCTGCTCAACTGCCTGCTGCGGGAGGTGTCGGGGCCCGAGCACCAGACCGCCGTCGACCACGGCCGGCTGCTGCTGCGGCTGCCGCGGCGCGGAGTGCTGCTGCGCGTCGCGCTGCGCCGTACCTCGCTGCTCGGCGCGCACCGGTTCACCGGCCCGGTGTCCGAACAGACCGCCGACGGCTGGGCCGAGGTCGGCTGGCACCGGCTGGCCGAGTACGTGCATGCCGAGCTCTCGCTGCGGACCGGGGTGCGCAACGAGGAGTTCCTCGCGCAGATCGCCTCCAGCCACCAGGCCGTCTCCGCCGCGCTGGCCACCCGTACGGAGCAGCGCCCGGCCGCCGGGGGGACCGTCGCCCAGGCCCCGCAGTCCGGCGCGGAGGTCTGGCAGGCCGCCTACGTCGCCTCCGAGCAGTCGCTGGTCCTCGGCCACCGCTTCCACCCGACCCCCAAGGCCCGCACCGGCGACCCCGCCTCCTGGCAGTCGTACGCCCCCGAGGCCGGGGCCGTCTTCCCGCTGCTGCTGCTCGCCGTACGCGAGGAGCTGATCGCCGAGGAGGTGTCCGCCGACGGCGCCACGGGCCCGCTGGACGCGCTGCACACCGACGTCCCGGACGGCTACCGGCTGCTGCCCGTACACCCCTGGCAGTACGAGCTGCTGCGCGACCACACGGGTCTGCAAGAGGCGCTGGACCGCGACGACATCCGCGTCCTGGGCAGCAGCGACACGCCGTTCGCGGCCACCGCGTCCGTGCGCACGCTCTACGACGGCGAGGCGTTCCTCAAGTTCAGCCTGAACGTCCGGATCACCAACTGCCTGCGGAAGAACGCCAGTTACGAGTTGTCCGGGGCGGTGGCCCTCACCCGGCTGCTGGCGCCGGCGCTCACCGATCTCGCCACCCGGTTCCCCGGCGCCGCGGTGCTCCGGGAGCCCGCCTACCGCAGTCTGGCGCTGCCCGGCGCCGACGGCCGCCCGGACACCGAGCTGCTCGAAGGGTTCGGTGTCATCGTCCGCGAGGGCCTGTCCCAGCCGCTGCTGCCGGGCACCACCCCGCTGCTGGCCGCCGCCGTCGCCGACGAGTACCCCACCAGCCCGGCCCATGTCTCCCGCCTCCTGGACGGGGCCGGACCGCAGGCCGCGCTGGAGTGGTGGGCCGCCTACCTCAATCTGCTGCTGCCGCCGGTGCTCGCCGCCTACTTCGACCACGGCCTGGTGCTGGAGCCGCATCTGCAGAACGTGCTGGTCTGTGTCGACGGCGACGGGATGCCCGCACAGGTCCTCTTCCGTGACCTGGAGGGCACCAAGCTCGTCCCCGAGCACCACACCGAGCTGCTGGCCTCGCTGCCCGAGCAGGTCGCCGGACCGATGACCTACGACGCCCAGCGCGGCTGGGACCGCGTCGTGTACTGCCTGCTGGTCAACCACGTCGCCGAGATGCTCGCCGCACTCGCCGATCTGCACCCGGACACCGAGACGGAGCTGTGGGCGCAGGTGCGGCGCACCCTCCAGACCCACGCGGACCGGTACGGCTGCCCGCCGCGGCTGGCCGCCCTGCTGGCCGGCGTCCCGCTGCCCGCCAAGGCCAACCTGCTCACCCGCTGGGAGCGCAAGGCCGACCGCGAGGCCGGCTACGTCCTGCTGCCCTCGCCGCTGGCCGAGGCCGTTCTGTCGGGCGCCGGGCGCACCGACGACACCACCCCCTGGAGCGCACGATGA